One stretch of Schlesneria sp. DSM 10557 DNA includes these proteins:
- a CDS encoding KilA-N domain-containing protein, whose protein sequence is MSAPQLHLALITHEVEATVIHQRAVDGYVNATAMCSACGKALNVYSRLTNTIAFLDELSSETGIPVSELVITRKGRSPLEQGTWVHPHVAINLGQWCSPKFAVAVSRWVQDWVTGKYSTNGLPFHIRRYIANMSGVPTTHFSMLNELTFGLVAPLEQHGYTLPETLVPDISTGLMFCKWLRRVKGVDPSLFPKYSHRYEDGRIVEATLYPLYLLADFRDYFFNVWIPQKMVGYFKQRDPKALTYMPMAFPALYGAQGKKLVGP, encoded by the coding sequence ATGTCGGCACCGCAACTTCACTTGGCTCTAATCACCCATGAGGTAGAGGCCACTGTCATCCACCAGAGGGCGGTTGACGGATACGTAAATGCCACCGCAATGTGCTCGGCGTGCGGGAAAGCACTCAACGTTTACAGCCGCCTCACCAACACAATTGCCTTTCTAGACGAATTGTCTTCTGAAACGGGAATTCCCGTTTCAGAACTGGTGATCACCAGGAAGGGCCGAAGCCCGTTGGAACAAGGAACTTGGGTTCACCCACACGTTGCCATAAACTTGGGGCAGTGGTGTTCTCCTAAGTTTGCTGTCGCCGTGTCGAGGTGGGTTCAAGACTGGGTCACAGGGAAATACTCAACAAATGGGCTCCCGTTCCACATCAGGCGATACATCGCCAACATGTCGGGAGTGCCAACCACACACTTCTCTATGTTGAATGAATTGACGTTCGGGTTGGTCGCGCCACTTGAGCAGCACGGGTACACACTCCCCGAAACCCTCGTTCCTGATATCTCAACCGGCCTGATGTTCTGCAAATGGCTTCGCAGGGTAAAGGGGGTTGATCCAAGTTTGTTCCCAAAATACTCCCACCGGTACGAAGACGGAAGGATTGTGGAAGCGACACTCTACCCCCTGTATCTCTTGGCCGACTTTCGGGACTACTTTTTCAATGTGTGGATTCCCCAAAAGATGGTCGGATACTTCAAGCAGCGTGATCCAAAGGCGTTGACCTATATGCCCATGGCCTTCCCGGCCTTGTACGGCGCCCAAGGGAAAAAGCTGGTTGGTCCATAA